A genome region from Geodermatophilus bullaregiensis includes the following:
- a CDS encoding AfsR/SARP family transcriptional regulator: MRIRVLGPLQVEDGDGPVSVGGHKPRTLLAALLVARGEVVSADRLVGALWGDAPPAGAVTALRAYVSRLRGVLGTAAPIHHRPPGYCLSLDAATLDAAEFEQRLRAARAAAAAGDPARALADLDAALELWRGDALAEVADEDFAAAEAARLTELRTGATADRADALVELGRAAEAVPELEALVRRHPSWERPAVTLMRARYATGHQAEALAAFHELRARLGEELGVEPAAPAQALYRRVLAHDPALAATPPPGNLPRRASGFVGRDREVERVLAALRAGPLVTLTGVGGTGKSRLAVEAAARDRGRFGDGVWLCELAALPEGAPIGDAVSAALGIRQRSGLSIEQTVLEYLRDRSLLLLVDNCEHVLEHAARLVGEVVQRCPRVVVLATSREPLGVDGEQVWPVPPLPPEDATALFVQRARAATPDFRLDPAAADAVATICSRLDGLPLGIELAAARMRVMSPVEVARRLEDTPLLGGGRGPVARHQSLVATIEWSYRLLPEPEQRLFRGMSVFAGGADLRAVHRVVDPAATEDDVLDRLARLVDRSMVVAASGVRSRYRLLQTLRAYGRSRTEAAGEDAALARRHVAYHVEFAERAGRGLQGPDERAWAAEALGVYDDLRAAFTRAAADRDWDLAVRLVAAVPELVHLRVGYEAYAWAEQLLHVVDPDHPLYPAAVGAAARGAWNRGDFPLATATARLAGGRLPLPGTARIAHPGDVLADVALYDGDVDAALAHYTAEAARARADDDRIRLVWTLYYVAVCEAVRRQPERGLAAARESLDVAESTANPTAQSMARYALGLVLKKSDPDRALALFDEAEALAAGVRNFWWQGIAMMEAAATRAVHGDPVVAARALVAVLAHWDRVGDATQQWLNLRYAARLLQRVGATADAAVLHDHLVAAGKPSPLGPPDGLASRSDPRAAEAAAVAHARAALRRVASGRLVPGPA; the protein is encoded by the coding sequence GTGCGGATCCGGGTCCTGGGGCCGCTGCAGGTCGAGGACGGCGACGGGCCGGTCTCCGTCGGCGGCCACAAGCCTCGGACCCTGCTCGCCGCCCTGCTCGTCGCGCGCGGTGAGGTGGTGTCGGCCGACCGGCTGGTCGGTGCCCTGTGGGGGGACGCCCCGCCCGCAGGGGCCGTGACCGCGCTGCGGGCCTACGTCTCCCGGCTGCGCGGCGTCCTCGGGACCGCCGCGCCCATCCACCACCGCCCGCCCGGCTACTGCCTGTCGCTCGACGCCGCGACCCTCGACGCCGCGGAGTTCGAGCAGCGGCTCCGGGCCGCCCGGGCCGCGGCGGCCGCGGGGGACCCCGCGCGGGCGCTGGCCGACCTCGACGCCGCGCTCGAGCTCTGGCGGGGGGACGCGCTCGCCGAGGTCGCCGACGAGGACTTCGCGGCGGCGGAGGCGGCCCGGCTGACCGAGCTGCGCACCGGCGCCACCGCCGACCGCGCCGACGCGCTGGTGGAGCTGGGCCGGGCGGCGGAGGCGGTGCCCGAGCTCGAGGCGCTGGTGCGCCGGCACCCCTCCTGGGAGCGGCCCGCCGTCACGCTGATGCGGGCCCGGTACGCGACGGGGCACCAGGCCGAGGCGCTCGCCGCCTTCCACGAGCTGCGGGCCCGGCTCGGCGAGGAGCTGGGGGTGGAGCCAGCCGCGCCCGCGCAGGCGCTGTACCGGCGGGTCCTCGCCCACGACCCGGCCCTGGCCGCCACGCCGCCACCCGGGAACCTCCCGCGGCGGGCCAGCGGCTTCGTCGGCCGCGACCGGGAGGTCGAGCGGGTCCTGGCCGCGCTGCGCGCCGGCCCGCTGGTGACGCTGACCGGCGTCGGCGGTACGGGGAAGTCCCGGCTCGCGGTGGAGGCCGCGGCCCGGGACCGGGGACGGTTCGGCGACGGCGTGTGGCTCTGCGAGCTCGCCGCCCTGCCCGAGGGGGCCCCGATCGGCGACGCGGTGTCCGCGGCCCTCGGCATCCGCCAGCGGTCCGGCCTGTCGATCGAGCAGACGGTCCTGGAGTACCTCCGCGACCGCTCGCTGCTGCTGCTCGTGGACAACTGCGAGCACGTGCTCGAGCACGCGGCCCGGCTCGTCGGCGAGGTCGTGCAGCGGTGCCCCCGGGTGGTGGTCCTCGCGACCAGCCGCGAGCCGCTCGGGGTCGACGGTGAGCAGGTGTGGCCGGTCCCGCCCCTGCCGCCCGAGGACGCCACCGCGCTGTTCGTCCAGCGGGCCCGCGCGGCGACGCCGGACTTCCGCCTCGACCCGGCGGCCGCGGACGCCGTCGCCACCATCTGCAGCCGGCTCGACGGCCTGCCGCTGGGCATCGAGCTGGCCGCGGCCCGCATGCGCGTCATGAGCCCGGTCGAGGTCGCCCGCCGGCTCGAGGACACCCCGCTGCTCGGCGGCGGGCGCGGACCGGTCGCGCGGCACCAGAGCCTCGTGGCCACCATCGAGTGGTCCTACCGGCTGCTGCCCGAGCCCGAGCAGCGGCTGTTCCGCGGCATGTCGGTGTTCGCCGGAGGAGCCGACCTGCGCGCGGTGCACCGCGTCGTCGACCCGGCGGCGACCGAGGACGACGTCCTCGACCGGCTCGCCCGGCTCGTCGACCGCTCGATGGTGGTGGCCGCGAGCGGGGTGCGCAGCCGCTACCGGCTGCTGCAGACCCTGCGGGCCTACGGTCGCTCGCGCACCGAAGCCGCCGGTGAGGACGCCGCGCTGGCTCGGCGGCACGTCGCGTACCACGTCGAGTTCGCCGAGCGGGCCGGCCGGGGACTGCAGGGCCCCGACGAGCGGGCGTGGGCGGCGGAGGCCCTCGGCGTCTACGACGACCTGCGCGCGGCATTCACCCGGGCCGCCGCCGACCGCGACTGGGACCTGGCCGTGCGGCTGGTGGCGGCCGTGCCCGAGCTGGTGCACCTGCGCGTCGGCTACGAGGCCTACGCCTGGGCCGAGCAGCTGCTGCACGTCGTGGACCCCGACCACCCGCTGTACCCGGCCGCCGTCGGCGCCGCCGCCCGCGGCGCGTGGAACCGCGGCGACTTCCCCCTCGCCACGGCGACGGCGCGGCTGGCGGGAGGCCGGCTGCCCCTGCCCGGCACCGCCCGCATCGCCCACCCGGGCGACGTGCTCGCCGACGTCGCGCTCTACGACGGCGACGTGGACGCCGCGCTCGCGCACTACACGGCCGAGGCGGCGCGGGCCCGGGCCGACGACGACCGCATCCGGCTGGTCTGGACGCTCTACTACGTCGCGGTGTGCGAGGCGGTCCGCCGCCAACCGGAGCGGGGTCTGGCCGCCGCGCGGGAGAGCCTCGACGTCGCGGAGTCGACGGCCAACCCGACGGCGCAGTCGATGGCCCGCTACGCGCTCGGGCTGGTGCTCAAGAAGTCCGACCCCGACCGCGCCCTGGCGCTGTTCGACGAGGCGGAGGCGCTGGCCGCGGGCGTGCGCAACTTCTGGTGGCAGGGCATCGCGATGATGGAGGCGGCGGCCACCCGGGCGGTGCACGGCGACCCGGTCGTGGCCGCCCGCGCGCTGGTCGCCGTCCTCGCCCACTGGGACCGGGTCGGTGACGCCACGCAGCAGTGGCTCAACCTGCGCTACGCGGCCCGGCTCCTGCAGCGGGTGGGGGCGACGGCGGACGCCGCCGTCCTGCACGACCACCTGGTCGCGGCCGGCAAGCCCTCACCGCTCGGTCCGCCCGACGGGCTCGCGTCCCGGAGCGACCCCCGGGCGGCCGAGGCCGCGGCGGTCGCGCACGCCCGCGCGGCCCTCCGCCGGGTCGCCTCCGGGCGGCTCGTGCCCGGCCCTGCATGA
- a CDS encoding class I SAM-dependent methyltransferase: MTDTIDATAADRALKAKHRAMWGLGDYPAVARDLIPELGRVLVAAAGVRRGERVLDVAAGTGNAAVPAALTGAEVVASDLTPELFPAGRAFAAREGVELSWEEADAEALPYADAGFDVVLSCVGVMFAPHHQQAADELVRVCRPGGRIGLVSWTPEGFVGEMFRTMKPYAPPPPPGAQPPPLWGDEQHVRELFGDRVTDVVARRQTVTTSGWESPEAWRDYWKSVYGPTIATYRNIADDPERVAALDRDLAALAARYDRGTGETVLDWEYLVLTARRA; encoded by the coding sequence ATGACCGACACGATCGACGCGACCGCCGCCGACCGCGCCCTGAAGGCCAAGCACCGGGCGATGTGGGGGCTGGGGGACTACCCGGCCGTGGCGAGGGACCTCATCCCCGAGCTGGGGCGCGTCCTGGTCGCCGCGGCCGGGGTGCGCCGCGGCGAGCGGGTCCTGGACGTCGCGGCCGGCACCGGCAACGCCGCCGTCCCCGCCGCGCTGACCGGCGCCGAGGTCGTGGCCTCCGACCTCACCCCGGAGCTGTTCCCGGCCGGACGCGCGTTCGCGGCCCGCGAGGGCGTGGAGCTCTCGTGGGAGGAGGCCGACGCCGAGGCGCTGCCCTACGCGGACGCCGGCTTCGACGTCGTCCTGTCCTGCGTCGGCGTGATGTTCGCGCCGCACCACCAGCAGGCCGCCGACGAGCTGGTGCGGGTCTGCCGCCCCGGCGGGCGGATCGGCCTGGTCAGCTGGACGCCGGAGGGCTTCGTCGGCGAGATGTTCCGGACGATGAAGCCCTACGCGCCCCCGCCGCCGCCCGGTGCGCAGCCGCCGCCGCTGTGGGGCGACGAGCAGCACGTGCGCGAGCTGTTCGGCGACCGGGTCACCGACGTCGTCGCGCGGCGGCAGACCGTGACGACGAGCGGCTGGGAGTCGCCGGAGGCGTGGCGGGACTACTGGAAGTCGGTCTACGGGCCGACGATCGCCACCTACCGCAACATCGCCGACGACCCCGAGCGGGTGGCGGCGCTCGACCGCGACCTGGCCGCGCTCGCCGCGCGGTACGACCGCGGCACGGGAGAGACCGTCCTGGACTGGGAGTACCTGGTCCTGACCGCGCGCCGCGCCTGA
- a CDS encoding DUF2855 family protein, which produces MVDLLVRRDDLRVVRVDPGEPARTEVAAGTVQFVVERFGLTANNLTYAVLGDRWRYWDHFPGPDGWGRVPAWGFGRVAASGVDGVAVGDRFFGFWPMTSRVTLEVAAGAGGVVDRSAARASLPAVYTRYLRALPETGFPPEHDDAAAVLRPLFMTGWLLADQLAARDWHGAGAVVLTSASSRTAWCTATAIRARDDAPAVIGLTSAGRVDDTAGLGLYDQVLAYDDVGALPVDRGVVLVDVAGDTAVRAAVHERTRDVLRASIVVGATHWTRAGGSSGLPGPAPVVFSAPDAAAEGTAASGTAAFARRLGTAWAAFATDRVPELLRFEHVTGADALAGAWSALVDGDVDPRRGLVVSL; this is translated from the coding sequence GTGGTCGATCTCCTCGTCCGGCGGGACGACCTGCGGGTCGTCCGCGTCGACCCCGGCGAGCCGGCGCGGACCGAGGTGGCCGCGGGCACGGTGCAGTTCGTCGTCGAGCGCTTCGGGCTCACCGCCAACAACCTCACCTACGCCGTGCTGGGCGACCGGTGGCGCTACTGGGACCACTTCCCGGGGCCGGACGGCTGGGGGCGGGTGCCCGCCTGGGGCTTCGGCCGGGTGGCGGCCTCCGGTGTCGACGGCGTCGCCGTGGGGGACCGCTTCTTCGGGTTCTGGCCGATGACGAGCCGGGTCACCCTGGAGGTGGCCGCGGGTGCGGGCGGCGTGGTCGACCGCTCGGCCGCCCGCGCGTCCCTGCCTGCGGTCTACACCCGGTACCTGCGCGCCCTGCCGGAGACCGGCTTCCCGCCCGAGCACGACGACGCCGCGGCGGTCCTGCGGCCGCTGTTCATGACCGGGTGGCTGCTGGCCGACCAGCTCGCCGCACGCGACTGGCACGGCGCCGGAGCGGTGGTGCTGACCTCGGCGTCGAGCCGGACCGCCTGGTGCACCGCGACGGCGATCCGGGCGCGCGACGACGCACCGGCGGTCATCGGGCTGACGTCGGCCGGGCGGGTGGACGACACCGCGGGGCTCGGCCTCTACGACCAGGTGCTGGCCTACGACGACGTCGGCGCGCTGCCGGTCGACCGCGGGGTCGTCCTGGTCGACGTCGCCGGCGACACCGCCGTCCGCGCGGCGGTGCACGAGCGCACCCGGGACGTGCTGCGGGCCTCGATCGTCGTCGGCGCGACGCACTGGACGCGGGCCGGCGGAAGCAGCGGGCTGCCGGGTCCGGCGCCGGTGGTCTTCTCCGCACCGGACGCGGCCGCGGAGGGGACCGCCGCGTCCGGCACGGCGGCGTTCGCGCGCCGGCTCGGCACGGCGTGGGCGGCGTTCGCCACCGACCGGGTGCCCGAGCTGCTCCGGTTCGAGCACGTGACCGGCGCCGACGCCCTCGCCGGGGCCTGGTCGGCGCTCGTCGACGGGGACGTCGACCCCCGCAGGGGACTGGTGGTCAGCCTGTAG
- a CDS encoding inorganic diphosphatase, which yields MLVDVIVEVPKGSRNRYEYDQRLGRIRLDRMLFTATGYPGDYGFVPDTLAEDGDPIDALLLLAEPTFPGCVVRARVIAVFWVEDTRGPDAKLLCVPATDPRQLHLQELEDVPMHQIAEIWHFFEIYEALSPDKSAETRGWERKAQAVAALEDARRRWLEQQPAAAPG from the coding sequence GTGCTGGTCGACGTGATCGTCGAGGTCCCCAAGGGGTCGCGGAACAGGTACGAGTACGACCAGCGGCTCGGCCGGATCCGGCTGGACCGGATGCTCTTCACCGCCACCGGCTACCCCGGCGACTACGGGTTCGTCCCGGACACGCTGGCCGAGGACGGCGACCCGATCGACGCGCTCCTGCTGCTCGCCGAGCCCACCTTCCCCGGCTGCGTGGTCCGCGCGCGGGTCATCGCCGTGTTCTGGGTCGAGGACACGCGGGGCCCCGACGCCAAGCTGCTGTGCGTGCCGGCGACCGACCCGCGACAGCTGCACCTGCAGGAGCTCGAGGACGTGCCGATGCACCAGATCGCCGAGATCTGGCACTTCTTCGAGATCTACGAGGCCCTGTCGCCGGACAAGTCGGCCGAGACCCGCGGCTGGGAGCGCAAGGCCCAGGCCGTCGCGGCACTGGAGGACGCCCGGCGCCGCTGGCTCGAGCAGCAGCCCGCCGCGGCCCCCGGCTGA
- a CDS encoding NAD(P)H-dependent flavin oxidoreductase → MVLQLRRPIVQAPMAGGPSTPELAAAVCEAGGLGFLAAGYKTPSAVAEDVRALRALTGERFGVNVFVPGPPGDDDAVRRYAGELRADAERWGVDLGEPRADDDAWEAKVDLLAEERVPVVSFTFGLPRPDMVTALHDAGATVLVTVTTPQEAVAARDVGADALTVQGVEAGGHRGDFLDQDGAGEYGLLTLLRLVARAVDLPLVAAGGLVDGPSVAAVLVAGAEAAQLGTAFLCCPEAGTSPVHREALTTYGRTALTRAFSGRRARGLVNRFLAEHTATAPAAYPQVHHLTTPLRAAARKAGDPDAINLWAGQGHPLVEALPAGELVRRLADDAQAALRTVSRR, encoded by the coding sequence GTGGTCCTGCAGCTGCGTCGACCGATCGTGCAGGCGCCGATGGCGGGTGGCCCGTCGACGCCGGAGCTCGCCGCGGCGGTCTGCGAGGCCGGCGGGCTCGGGTTCCTCGCCGCCGGCTACAAGACGCCGTCCGCGGTGGCCGAGGACGTCCGCGCGCTGCGGGCGCTGACCGGTGAGCGGTTCGGCGTCAACGTCTTCGTCCCCGGACCGCCCGGGGACGACGACGCCGTCCGCCGGTACGCGGGTGAGCTGCGGGCCGACGCCGAGCGGTGGGGCGTCGACCTGGGGGAGCCGAGGGCCGACGACGACGCCTGGGAGGCGAAGGTCGACCTGCTCGCCGAGGAGCGGGTGCCGGTCGTGTCGTTCACCTTCGGCCTGCCGCGTCCGGACATGGTCACCGCGCTGCACGACGCCGGCGCGACCGTGCTGGTCACCGTCACCACGCCGCAGGAGGCGGTCGCCGCCCGCGACGTCGGCGCGGACGCGCTGACCGTGCAGGGCGTCGAGGCCGGCGGGCACCGGGGCGACTTCCTCGACCAGGACGGCGCCGGCGAGTACGGCCTGCTGACGCTGCTGCGCCTCGTCGCCCGGGCGGTGGACCTGCCGCTGGTCGCCGCCGGCGGGCTGGTGGACGGCCCGTCGGTGGCCGCCGTGCTCGTCGCCGGTGCGGAGGCCGCGCAGCTGGGCACGGCGTTCCTGTGCTGCCCCGAGGCGGGCACCAGCCCGGTGCACCGCGAGGCGCTCACCACGTACGGACGGACGGCGCTGACGCGGGCGTTCAGCGGCCGCCGGGCGCGCGGGCTGGTCAACCGGTTCCTCGCCGAGCACACCGCGACGGCGCCGGCGGCCTACCCGCAGGTGCACCACCTGACGACGCCGCTGCGCGCCGCCGCCCGGAAGGCGGGGGACCCGGACGCGATCAACCTGTGGGCCGGTCAGGGCCACCCCCTGGTCGAGGCCCTGCCCGCCGGGGAGCTGGTCCGCCGTCTCGCCGACGACGCGCAGGCGGCACTGCGGACGGTGTCGCGGCGGTGA